One uncultured Caproiciproducens sp. DNA segment encodes these proteins:
- the recN gene encoding DNA repair protein RecN, with protein sequence MLSQLYIENIAVIEKTGIDFHSGLNVLTGETGAGKSIVIDSINAVLGERTSRELVRTGARAAFVTAVFFDLGAQAIDKLNELGYAPEEDGTVMIQREIHADGKAVCRINSRPATVSVLKEIGSLLISIHGQHDSYDLLSPDLHIQYIDRMGVPEKLLTDYRAAFGNMQHIKNTLDSYHMDEAQKARQIDLLSYQIKELEAADLHVGEQEELNKTRTRYINSEKIAASINTAKSALNGDESFDGALSAVVSASDALADAEKYLPEIHPLSERIKNIRYDLEDCEEEIRNFSSELEYDPEDVERIEDRLDKLYRLGLKYGGSAENMLAFLEKSKEQLEDIQLSDERITQLTKEYQKAKTLATKLADEISVCRKKTAKEFSAKVKEELKFLDMPNIDFQVQQENCPLNPLGCDKLQFLISANAGEPAKPIAKIASGGELSRIMLSIKTVLAGKDDIDTLIFDEVDTGISGSAAQKVGLKLHEVSGNRQVICVTHLAQIAALADVQYLIKKHVKDNKTFTDVDQLDYEGRKQELARIMGGSQITPLLLENAAEMLKLAQNKG encoded by the coding sequence ATGCTGTCTCAGCTATACATCGAAAATATTGCTGTGATTGAGAAAACCGGAATTGATTTTCATTCCGGCTTAAATGTGCTGACCGGTGAAACCGGCGCAGGCAAATCCATTGTTATTGATTCCATTAATGCTGTTCTGGGCGAAAGAACATCACGTGAGCTTGTGCGAACAGGAGCGCGTGCTGCTTTTGTCACCGCTGTTTTTTTCGATTTGGGGGCACAGGCTATAGACAAGCTGAATGAACTTGGTTATGCTCCGGAAGAGGACGGCACTGTCATGATTCAGCGAGAGATTCACGCGGACGGCAAGGCCGTATGCCGTATCAACAGCCGTCCTGCAACGGTATCCGTTCTGAAAGAAATCGGGTCTTTGCTGATCAGTATTCATGGCCAGCATGATAGTTATGATTTGCTTTCACCTGATTTACATATCCAGTATATTGACCGTATGGGTGTACCTGAAAAATTACTGACGGATTACCGTGCCGCTTTCGGCAATATGCAGCATATTAAAAATACTCTTGATTCCTATCATATGGATGAAGCGCAGAAAGCAAGGCAAATTGATTTATTATCCTATCAAATCAAGGAGCTTGAAGCTGCCGATCTGCATGTTGGCGAACAGGAAGAACTGAATAAAACTCGTACAAGATATATTAACAGCGAAAAAATTGCCGCTTCGATTAATACTGCGAAATCGGCTCTCAACGGTGATGAAAGCTTTGACGGAGCTCTGTCCGCTGTCGTTTCCGCATCGGATGCATTGGCCGATGCGGAAAAATATCTGCCGGAAATACACCCATTGTCTGAGAGAATAAAAAACATCCGTTATGATCTGGAGGACTGCGAGGAAGAAATCCGTAATTTTTCCTCAGAGCTTGAATATGATCCCGAAGATGTTGAAAGAATAGAAGACAGGCTGGATAAACTATATCGTCTTGGCCTTAAATACGGCGGTTCGGCAGAAAACATGCTCGCTTTTCTGGAAAAGTCGAAAGAGCAGTTGGAGGATATTCAACTTTCAGATGAAAGAATCACGCAATTGACAAAGGAATATCAAAAAGCGAAGACTTTGGCAACAAAGCTTGCAGATGAAATTTCTGTCTGCCGGAAAAAGACGGCGAAAGAATTTTCGGCAAAGGTAAAAGAGGAACTAAAGTTTCTTGACATGCCAAATATTGATTTTCAGGTGCAGCAGGAGAACTGCCCGCTGAATCCTCTTGGCTGCGATAAACTGCAGTTCCTGATCTCAGCTAACGCAGGCGAACCTGCAAAGCCGATTGCCAAAATCGCGTCCGGCGGTGAACTGTCCCGTATTATGCTGTCGATTAAAACAGTGCTTGCCGGCAAAGACGATATTGATACACTGATTTTTGATGAAGTAGATACCGGAATCAGCGGAAGCGCAGCGCAAAAAGTCGGCTTAAAACTGCATGAGGTTTCCGGCAACCGACAGGTTATCTGTGTGACCCATTTGGCGCAGATTGCCGCTTTAGCCGATGTACAGTATTTAATCAAAAAACATGTGAAGGATAATAAAACCTTCACAGATGTTGATCAGCTGGATTATGAGGGCAGAAAACAGGAGTTGGCAAGAATCATGGGCGGATCGCAAATCACTCCGCTTTTGCTTGAAAACGCCGCTGAAATGCTGAAGCTCGCTCAGAATAAAGGATAA
- a CDS encoding arginine repressor, producing the protein MKTRRHAKILELINEYAIDTQEELLRRLREDGFEVTQATVSRDIKELRLIKTLSHDGKYRYSTGRNSSMDYSSKFYALLSDSAIQIDYACNLVVIKCHAGMAQAVCAAMDTMHWQGVVGTLAGDDTIFIALRNEDHAQQLVAELKKMVG; encoded by the coding sequence TTGAAAACAAGACGACACGCAAAGATCCTTGAATTGATTAATGAATACGCGATTGATACACAGGAAGAACTGCTGCGCCGCCTGCGCGAAGACGGCTTTGAGGTGACTCAGGCGACTGTCTCCCGCGATATTAAAGAACTCCGATTGATAAAAACACTGTCTCATGACGGAAAATACAGATATTCCACCGGCAGAAACAGTTCAATGGATTACTCCTCTAAATTTTATGCTCTCCTTTCGGATTCAGCGATTCAAATTGATTATGCTTGCAATCTGGTCGTTATAAAATGTCATGCCGGAATGGCACAGGCTGTCTGCGCGGCAATGGACACGATGCACTGGCAGGGTGTGGTTGGTACTTTGGCCGGGGATGATACAATTTTTATTGCTCTGAGAAATGAAGATCATGCACAACAGCTGGTTGCTGAACTTAAAAAAATGGTTGGGTGA
- a CDS encoding NAD(+)/NADH kinase has translation MKIAIMPNLSKHNAQLHTLEVVNTLQKFGAEVCMRSNLKSYFEDSVIAFYDDFDKMMSDCDVVIAVGGDGTIIHCSRHAAAAEKPILGINVGRLGFVAGLETDELDLLENLIKGDFTVENRMMLEVHLENNGKSETYFALNDAVMARGALSRILDLTVHFNDKNVCEYRADGLIISTPTGSTAYSLSTGGPVIDPSISCILLSPICPHSLLTRPVVFGPDARLSVTASSNYNSEIFLTIDGDTFIQIADNQKIDFCRSERVVTIIKLKDDNFYEIVNEKLAERRN, from the coding sequence TTGAAAATAGCCATTATGCCGAATTTAAGTAAGCATAACGCGCAGCTTCATACATTGGAAGTTGTCAATACACTGCAGAAATTCGGAGCAGAGGTATGCATGCGTTCGAATTTAAAGAGCTATTTTGAAGATTCTGTAATCGCTTTTTATGATGATTTTGATAAAATGATGTCTGACTGCGACGTTGTCATTGCAGTGGGCGGGGATGGAACAATTATACATTGCTCCCGTCACGCGGCGGCGGCAGAAAAACCCATTCTGGGCATCAATGTCGGCAGACTCGGTTTTGTTGCCGGGCTGGAAACGGATGAGCTTGACTTACTCGAAAATCTAATCAAAGGTGACTTTACTGTCGAAAATCGAATGATGCTTGAAGTTCATCTCGAGAACAACGGTAAATCGGAAACATATTTTGCATTAAATGATGCTGTTATGGCGAGGGGCGCACTTTCGAGAATATTGGATCTCACCGTCCATTTCAATGATAAAAATGTTTGTGAATACAGGGCCGACGGCCTGATTATTTCCACGCCGACCGGCTCGACCGCTTATTCCCTCTCCACAGGGGGCCCCGTTATTGACCCAAGCATCAGCTGCATATTGCTTTCGCCGATTTGTCCTCATTCTTTACTGACAAGACCGGTTGTATTTGGTCCGGATGCAAGGCTGAGCGTTACGGCATCCTCAAATTATAACAGTGAAATATTCCTGACGATTGACGGAGACACATTTATTCAGATTGCCGACAATCAAAAAATTGATTTTTGCCGTTCAGAACGTGTGGTAACAATAATTAAATTAAAAGACGATAATTTTTATGAGATTGTAAATGAAAAACTGGCTGAAAGGAGAAATTGA